In the Aneurinibacillus soli genome, one interval contains:
- a CDS encoding class I SAM-dependent methyltransferase, with protein MTDINEHGPRNWEHPDVYQYEKTIPLKIPGYEYLYELTNRLLNIHRESKSAAADILIVGAGGGQECVALGAAHGERRFTGVDPSARMLEIAELRAEKAGMKDRVTLIQGSVECLPSDRLYDAATCMLVLHFIQGLPAKRNILHQIAERLKPGAPLFLSSINGEPGTSAFDLQMRTWVRHMQDNGVSPEETDRFMASFGSVYDPVPAAQVLELLKEAGFEQSASYFGSYLIDAWVAIRIKE; from the coding sequence ATGACAGACATAAACGAACATGGGCCCCGCAATTGGGAGCATCCGGACGTGTACCAATATGAAAAAACGATTCCGCTGAAAATCCCAGGCTATGAGTACCTTTATGAGTTAACAAATCGATTGCTGAACATACACAGAGAGAGCAAGAGTGCAGCAGCGGATATTCTGATCGTCGGCGCAGGTGGTGGTCAGGAGTGCGTAGCGCTCGGCGCAGCACATGGCGAGAGGAGATTTACGGGGGTTGATCCTTCTGCGCGTATGCTGGAGATTGCCGAGCTACGGGCGGAGAAAGCTGGCATGAAGGATCGGGTGACGTTGATTCAAGGGTCGGTCGAATGCCTTCCGTCCGACCGACTTTATGATGCGGCGACTTGCATGCTTGTGTTGCATTTCATACAGGGGTTGCCTGCCAAGCGGAATATACTGCATCAGATTGCAGAACGACTGAAGCCAGGAGCACCGCTGTTCCTCTCCTCAATCAACGGGGAGCCGGGTACGTCCGCTTTTGACCTGCAAATGCGGACCTGGGTGAGGCATATGCAAGATAACGGCGTATCCCCGGAGGAGACCGACAGATTTATGGCCTCTTTTGGCTCCGTGTACGATCCGGTTCCCGCGGCGCAGGTTCTGGAACTGCTGAAAGAGGCGGGGTTTGAACAATCCGCTTCTTACTTTGGTTCTTATCTCATTGACGCCTGGGTGGCAATCCGGATAAAGGAGTGA
- a CDS encoding saccharopine dehydrogenase family protein, whose amino-acid sequence MKNHIVVVGGYGHVGRMICRDLGELYPGKVFAAGRNFSRAEQFSRTTNGKIRPLQLNINETVDPDILKDVKLVVMCLDQTDPAFARTCFKSGIHYVDVSANGSFLSQLEGFHEEAAANHATAVLSVGLAPGLTNLLALRAKNLMDQTDKIDIFIMLGLGDKHGKAAIEWTVDNLSTDFVSIKDGSRVVVTSFKDGKKTDFGSELGHRKAYRFNFSDQHTLTRTLGVPLVSTRLCFDSALVTGSLAMLKTSGIFRLLKLKPIRNAVTYLFGKIQFGKEIYVVKIEALGKRSRQDVVVECLVQGTNEADITAKVAVSVADTVYRSELSHGVYHIDQLFRLENILPAIPSEVAIETRINGQRVC is encoded by the coding sequence ATGAAGAATCATATCGTGGTAGTAGGCGGATACGGTCATGTGGGAAGAATGATTTGCAGAGATTTGGGGGAGTTATACCCGGGTAAAGTGTTTGCGGCGGGAAGAAACTTTAGTCGTGCTGAGCAATTCAGTCGCACAACCAACGGGAAGATAAGGCCTTTACAGCTGAATATCAATGAGACAGTCGATCCGGATATTTTGAAAGACGTCAAGCTCGTCGTGATGTGTCTGGATCAGACCGATCCTGCATTTGCTCGAACTTGTTTCAAAAGCGGAATACATTACGTGGATGTTTCTGCGAACGGTTCGTTTCTTTCACAATTGGAAGGATTTCATGAGGAAGCCGCTGCGAATCATGCAACAGCAGTACTGAGTGTTGGACTTGCTCCGGGGCTGACAAACCTGCTGGCTCTTCGAGCTAAAAATCTGATGGATCAGACGGATAAGATAGACATATTCATTATGCTGGGATTGGGTGATAAGCATGGAAAAGCCGCTATCGAATGGACAGTCGATAATCTGAGCACGGATTTCGTATCTATAAAAGATGGAAGCAGGGTTGTAGTAACGAGCTTCAAGGACGGAAAAAAAACGGATTTTGGATCAGAACTGGGGCATAGAAAGGCATATCGGTTCAATTTTTCGGATCAGCATACACTTACGCGAACGCTTGGTGTACCATTGGTTTCAACGCGTCTCTGTTTTGATTCGGCTTTGGTGACCGGTTCGCTGGCGATGCTAAAAACATCGGGAATATTTCGTTTATTGAAGTTAAAGCCGATTCGTAATGCTGTCACTTATTTGTTCGGTAAGATTCAATTTGGAAAAGAAATTTACGTGGTAAAAATCGAAGCGCTGGGGAAAAGGAGTCGACAGGATGTTGTGGTCGAGTGCTTAGTACAGGGAACAAACGAAGCCGACATTACCGCAAAGGTTGCCGTATCTGTGGCAGATACGGTTTACCGCTCGGAATTATCACATGGCGTATATCATATTGATCAGTTATTTAGATTAGAAAACATACTTCCTGCTATTCCTTCAGAGGTTGCCATTGAAACACGTATCAATGGTCAGAGGGTTTGTTGA
- a CDS encoding ImmA/IrrE family metallo-endopeptidase has product MWEYYRPNMIEGTVEDIYRSHGILHPWDLRIENLMRTFSIDLRYWFLEPKCMWSENKRVIFLTKGLTGFAYKQTFFHEFGHVLVHEGDQLAMSDAQRQLMERDIRRFLRFAMMPAFMLRQLEPYLLSSPWDLVELFEVPYQYVINRLKDIRRRIWNRYWLEQEAKWRCQQNRSYVYSG; this is encoded by the coding sequence ATGTGGGAGTATTACCGACCAAACATGATCGAGGGGACAGTCGAGGACATATACAGAAGCCACGGTATTCTCCACCCCTGGGATTTACGCATCGAGAACCTTATGCGTACCTTTTCCATCGACCTACGTTATTGGTTCCTTGAACCAAAATGTATGTGGAGTGAAAACAAACGAGTTATTTTTCTAACAAAAGGGCTAACGGGCTTTGCGTATAAGCAAACATTCTTTCATGAATTCGGGCATGTCTTAGTCCATGAAGGCGATCAGCTTGCCATGTCAGATGCGCAGCGCCAGCTTATGGAGCGAGATATCCGTCGCTTCTTACGCTTCGCCATGATGCCTGCCTTTATGCTGCGTCAGCTTGAGCCATATCTCCTATCGTCTCCCTGGGACTTGGTAGAGTTGTTTGAAGTTCCATACCAGTATGTCATAAATCGCCTAAAGGACATCCGCCGACGAATCTGGAATCGATACTGGCTGGAGCAGGAAGCAAAATGGCGATGCCAACAGAATCGCTCATACGTCTATTCGGGCTAG
- a CDS encoding DUF3993 domain-containing protein codes for MKKIICLVIAYGLVFTPLSILFSCTVEAKIVSASSVLSRQQAIDFVKKAQKNQWTLTEKDYFSLSKVKSTMNPYFTSAYINEFVNVGGKNTKSGWISNLRDTDDVTGYLPYDTPGKEMTVSYSKDKKKIYVTGYANSEGDIYKVTTTLVKTKVGWRIEAIKWL; via the coding sequence ATGAAAAAAATCATATGCTTAGTCATTGCATACGGTCTAGTATTCACACCTTTATCAATCCTTTTTTCATGCACAGTTGAAGCAAAAATTGTATCCGCTTCTTCAGTGTTAAGTCGTCAACAAGCAATTGATTTTGTAAAGAAAGCTCAGAAAAATCAGTGGACACTTACTGAGAAAGATTATTTTTCATTGAGTAAAGTTAAATCTACTATGAATCCTTACTTTACGTCAGCATATATAAATGAATTTGTAAATGTCGGTGGAAAAAACACTAAGAGTGGATGGATTTCAAATTTAAGAGATACAGATGATGTGACTGGGTACTTACCATACGATACACCTGGTAAAGAGATGACCGTTTCTTATTCGAAAGATAAGAAAAAAATATATGTAACAGGCTATGCGAATTCAGAGGGAGACATTTATAAAGTAACAACTACGCTTGTCAAAACCAAAGTTGGCTGGAGAATCGAAGCTATAAAATGGCTATAG
- a CDS encoding site-specific integrase, translating into MKGYFRKRGEKWSFTLDIGRDHETGKRKQKTMSGFKTKKEAEKACAELILKIENGSYQAYSKDSFAEFMKQFMEMQKQSVRATTLETQTFMLEKHLLPAFGPILLRDIKPHHIQKFYTDKLEAGLSGSYVHTIHCLLNKALRIAYEWGLIEKNVATLVKPPRKSSKEMKVWNIDQIQHFLEVTKECRFHLAYLLGIWTGMRRGEILGLRWQDVDIENGILSVRQTIYRGAHKLIIQEPKTKGSRRTITFPTSVSTALRRHKLRQQEVKLRMGTRHQEHDLVIAHDIGTPVDPSELTRWFKHWTKKAELPSIRFHDLRHTHATILMQLGENPKIISERLGHNNISITLDTYSHVLPNMQRDLANKLEATLQKRPSSS; encoded by the coding sequence ATGAAAGGATATTTTCGTAAACGGGGAGAAAAGTGGTCATTCACACTGGATATTGGTCGCGATCATGAGACCGGGAAACGTAAGCAAAAAACCATGTCGGGATTCAAGACTAAAAAAGAAGCAGAGAAAGCATGTGCTGAACTCATCTTAAAAATCGAAAATGGAAGCTACCAAGCATACTCAAAAGATAGCTTTGCCGAATTCATGAAACAGTTCATGGAGATGCAAAAACAAAGCGTACGAGCTACCACACTCGAAACACAAACCTTTATGCTAGAAAAGCATTTATTACCTGCATTCGGGCCGATACTTCTTCGCGATATCAAACCCCATCATATTCAGAAGTTCTATACAGATAAACTGGAAGCTGGGCTTTCCGGAAGTTATGTGCATACGATTCATTGTCTTTTAAACAAGGCACTACGAATTGCATACGAATGGGGGCTAATCGAAAAGAATGTCGCCACCCTGGTAAAGCCCCCGCGCAAGTCATCCAAAGAAATGAAAGTGTGGAACATCGACCAAATACAACACTTTCTGGAGGTTACTAAAGAGTGCAGATTTCATCTTGCCTATCTACTGGGAATTTGGACTGGCATGCGGCGTGGTGAGATTTTAGGATTACGCTGGCAGGATGTAGACATCGAAAACGGTATTCTGAGCGTGAGACAAACAATTTACCGTGGGGCTCACAAACTGATTATCCAGGAACCCAAAACGAAAGGCTCCCGCCGCACCATTACGTTTCCGACATCCGTCTCTACGGCCCTGCGCCGTCATAAGCTACGCCAGCAGGAAGTAAAGTTGCGAATGGGAACTCGACATCAAGAACATGATTTGGTTATTGCACACGATATCGGTACACCTGTTGATCCGTCTGAGCTTACTCGCTGGTTTAAGCACTGGACAAAAAAAGCAGAGTTACCGTCCATCCGCTTTCATGACCTGCGCCATACACACGCTACCATTTTGATGCAGCTTGGGGAAAATCCAAAAATTATATCCGAACGCTTGGGACATAACAATATTAGCATTACCCTGGACACCTACTCGCACGTATTGCCTAACATGCAACGCGATCTAGCCAATAAACTGGAGGCCACGTTACAGAAACGCCCTTCTTCTTCCTAA
- a CDS encoding DUF1842 domain-containing protein, translating into MSANVQVGLFLARYQIGGDKPGAPSFHLDLAVSTPKELVSGLGHITQAVNPPIDYTYHVQGNFTYMTVMPNDTHILVVGNGTRESILPGVDNSSDSPTLTFRIVLEGDWKSGVANYQYLDEDGNVHRISDAPVKIME; encoded by the coding sequence ATGAGTGCAAATGTACAAGTAGGATTGTTTCTTGCTCGTTATCAAATCGGAGGGGATAAGCCAGGCGCGCCTTCATTTCATCTCGATTTGGCCGTAAGTACCCCAAAAGAATTGGTGAGTGGGCTTGGACACATTACCCAAGCAGTAAATCCACCAATTGACTACACGTATCATGTACAAGGAAACTTTACGTATATGACCGTTATGCCAAATGATACACATATTTTGGTGGTAGGCAACGGAACGAGAGAAAGTATTCTTCCTGGTGTAGACAACAGCTCAGATTCTCCTACTTTAACGTTCAGAATTGTTTTAGAAGGAGACTGGAAATCAGGGGTAGCAAATTATCAATATCTTGATGAGGATGGAAATGTACATCGTATTTCAGATGCACCTGTGAAAATAATGGAATAG
- a CDS encoding BclA C-terminal domain-containing protein, with product MVKKNVIKVITTVTLLSSLALPVQAATSFSDINNSYAKDAIQKLANEGILNGIGEGKFSPTGTITRQDFAIVLAKALNLDTTQAPATFTFSDIPSDHYAFKYVEAAVKAGLIKGNGDGTFGNGQSLSRQDMAVIFVRALGVDAKGKAADLKFSDASSISDYAKDAVGAAVELGLISGNTEGTFNPTGNAERQAVAQVASKFLKVAETNKSQNPEPSPLKPSQPTTPTTPTTNNNTSGGGGGGGSTPVVAPTITSITPSSGSTAGGNIITITGTGFTNATAVKFGATPATSFSIVSSTQITAVVPAGTAGAVNVSVATPNGTGSKAGGYTYADGPTVTSLNVTSGLLAGGNTVIITGTRFTGATAVKFGTVNATSFTVDSDTQITAVVPAGTAGAVNVSVVTPNGTGSKTEGYTYAQASSPFGSVHLLATIAEAAVMGGDDVPFNNNGPLNNIAHMAGTTILTVSETGVYKIDYSANIAAAIIAPGMTPQLAVAVNGVVDPSTRVSALAPTGEVSGSALLSLTAGDVVTLRNDSLALIPLNLNLAPAVGAQLNLVKVDQAPAGSVHQLATIADATVIGGADVPFSNNGPLDNVNHTAGTTAVTVTQSGVYKIDYSVNTMAGIGSQLALAVNGAVDPSTRVSALAPTGEVSGSALLSLTAGDVVTLRNDSPVPFTLNLAPGVGAQLNLVKVEQAPAGSVHQIATIADAIVFGGADVPFSNNGPLDNVNHTEGTTAVTVTQSGVYKIDYSVNTTAGIGSQLALAVNGAVDPSTRVSALAPTGEVSGSALLSLTAGDVVTLRNDSPVPFILNLAPGVGAQINLIKVGENIID from the coding sequence TTGGTTAAAAAAAATGTAATTAAAGTAATAACAACCGTTACGTTGTTGAGTTCTTTGGCTCTTCCTGTACAGGCAGCTACTTCTTTTTCTGACATTAACAATTCATATGCAAAAGATGCCATTCAAAAGCTGGCGAATGAAGGGATTCTAAATGGGATAGGAGAGGGCAAATTCTCTCCTACGGGTACCATTACGCGTCAGGATTTTGCTATCGTTCTCGCAAAAGCATTAAATTTAGACACAACACAGGCTCCTGCAACTTTTACCTTCTCCGATATTCCTTCAGATCATTATGCATTCAAATATGTAGAAGCAGCTGTAAAAGCTGGTCTTATCAAAGGGAATGGAGACGGAACATTTGGGAATGGACAAAGTTTATCCAGACAAGATATGGCGGTTATTTTTGTACGAGCTTTAGGAGTAGATGCTAAGGGGAAAGCGGCTGATCTAAAATTTAGTGATGCCTCCTCGATTTCAGATTATGCAAAAGATGCCGTTGGTGCGGCTGTAGAGCTAGGGTTAATCAGTGGAAACACGGAAGGTACTTTTAATCCGACAGGGAACGCTGAAAGGCAGGCAGTGGCCCAGGTAGCAAGTAAATTTCTCAAAGTAGCGGAGACGAATAAAAGTCAGAATCCAGAACCAAGTCCCCTTAAACCAAGTCAACCAACAACACCAACAACACCAACTACAAATAATAATACAAGTGGAGGTGGCGGAGGTGGCGGAAGTACACCGGTAGTCGCGCCAACGATTACCTCTATTACGCCATCGTCTGGTTCTACAGCCGGTGGTAATATCATAACGATTACAGGTACAGGATTTACCAATGCAACGGCAGTAAAATTCGGTGCAACGCCGGCGACTTCTTTTAGTATTGTGTCCAGCACACAAATTACAGCTGTGGTACCAGCTGGAACTGCAGGAGCAGTAAATGTATCTGTGGCGACACCAAATGGAACAGGGAGTAAAGCAGGGGGATATACCTATGCTGATGGGCCGACCGTTACATCTCTTAATGTGACATCGGGGCTTCTAGCCGGTGGCAACACTGTAATAATTACGGGTACAAGGTTTACCGGTGCAACGGCAGTAAAATTTGGTACAGTGAATGCTACGTCCTTTACGGTGGATTCTGATACGCAGATAACAGCTGTGGTACCAGCTGGAACTGCAGGAGCAGTAAATGTATCTGTGGTGACACCAAATGGAACAGGGAGTAAAACAGAGGGATATACCTATGCTCAAGCATCTTCACCATTTGGAAGTGTTCATCTACTTGCCACTATAGCTGAGGCCGCGGTAATGGGTGGAGATGATGTACCGTTTAATAATAATGGTCCATTGAATAATATAGCTCATATGGCAGGAACGACGATTTTGACCGTTAGTGAGACAGGCGTATATAAAATCGATTATAGTGCTAACATCGCAGCTGCTATCATCGCACCTGGTATGACTCCTCAACTGGCAGTAGCGGTGAACGGAGTGGTGGATCCATCGACACGCGTTTCAGCACTTGCTCCTACAGGAGAAGTTTCAGGAAGTGCTCTTCTGTCCCTAACTGCTGGAGATGTTGTTACGTTACGAAATGACTCGCTTGCACTAATACCGCTCAATTTAAACTTGGCACCTGCAGTCGGAGCACAGCTGAATCTCGTTAAGGTAGACCAGGCTCCTGCCGGAAGTGTTCATCAACTTGCCACTATAGCTGATGCCACAGTAATTGGTGGGGCTGATGTACCGTTTAGTAATAATGGTCCGTTGGATAATGTGAATCATACAGCAGGAACAACAGCTGTAACTGTGACCCAATCAGGTGTTTATAAAATTGATTATAGTGTCAACACCATGGCAGGTATTGGCTCTCAGCTAGCCCTTGCAGTGAATGGAGCGGTAGATCCATCGACACGCGTTTCAGCACTTGCTCCTACAGGAGAAGTTTCAGGAAGTGCTCTTCTGTCCCTAACTGCTGGAGATGTTGTTACGTTACGAAATGACTCGCCTGTACCATTTACTTTAAACTTGGCACCAGGTGTAGGGGCGCAGCTGAATCTCGTTAAGGTAGAACAGGCTCCTGCCGGAAGTGTTCATCAAATTGCCACTATAGCTGATGCCATAGTATTTGGTGGGGCTGATGTACCGTTTAGTAATAATGGTCCGTTGGATAATGTGAATCATACAGAAGGAACAACAGCTGTAACTGTGACCCAATCAGGTGTTTATAAAATTGATTATAGTGTCAACACCACGGCAGGTATTGGCTCTCAGCTAGCCCTTGCAGTGAATGGAGCGGTAGATCCATCGACACGCGTTTCAGCACTTGCTCCTACAGGAGAAGTTTCAGGAAGTGCTCTTCTGTCCCTAACTGCTGGAGATGTTGTTACGTTACGAAATGACTCGCCTGTACCATTTATTTTAAACTTGGCACCAGGTGTAGGGGCGCAGATTAATCTTATTAAAGTTGGTGAAAATATAATTGATTAA
- a CDS encoding stalk domain-containing protein: protein MKRKIISSLLGVLTFLTLLPTGFVDNVSACTYVDSYSRKDGTRVSGYFRGCGESDEEFQKHVEEEKRKFDEQVQQQIEKDRQEIKEAMRKYEEEQEQQHKKIEEEIRKDREKREQQRREEEKRELEKQVNRTPSYNLPFSLSTPKIDTITYKSKVVNLYRGKQYAGTKNANELVKVKGYYREDGTYVRPHYRTYSNSVLTDNLSYLGLSTLLPLDKTRLYLNTVVEGKNLNSYQHEKFENYATKLTNNQDKPGNVFLEGKSFYQNLGFGESFAEKQANYDVFQEMDYESYIYSVLMMMGINEVNDQEQKELKKYSSALQDKKSQTDEEVILQGKYFYSLIGVSQEVIDIQIQMDLLQNQEMWAEEKKKGSNPTQQPVPASQSGGGSVDDLKSADEMGIPVINDIGVSINGTTVSMSPAPIIVNGTTFIPLRGVFEKLNAKVEWEAITRSVIVTKGKTKVEVTIGSKNAYVNGKSMTLTQVPFIRNGSTFIPLRFISESIGAKVSWDESKHIVGIEVN, encoded by the coding sequence GTGAAAAGAAAAATAATTAGTAGTTTATTAGGGGTTTTAACATTTTTAACATTATTACCAACAGGTTTTGTTGATAATGTAAGTGCATGTACATATGTCGATTCGTACTCCAGAAAAGATGGAACACGCGTTAGTGGGTATTTCAGAGGATGCGGAGAATCTGATGAAGAATTCCAAAAACATGTAGAAGAAGAAAAAAGGAAGTTCGACGAACAAGTCCAACAACAGATTGAGAAGGACCGCCAAGAAATTAAAGAAGCCATGAGGAAATATGAGGAGGAACAAGAGCAACAACATAAAAAAATTGAAGAAGAAATCAGGAAAGATAGGGAGAAACGAGAGCAACAGCGTAGAGAAGAAGAAAAACGGGAGTTAGAAAAACAAGTTAACAGAACTCCTTCGTACAATTTGCCATTCTCGTTATCTACACCTAAGATCGATACAATCACTTATAAATCGAAGGTAGTTAATTTATATAGGGGCAAGCAATATGCGGGAACAAAAAATGCGAATGAATTGGTTAAAGTAAAAGGATATTATCGGGAAGATGGTACTTATGTCAGACCGCATTATAGAACATATTCTAATTCTGTACTAACTGATAACTTAAGTTACCTGGGACTATCTACCCTTTTACCCTTAGACAAGACGAGATTGTATTTAAATACGGTTGTCGAAGGTAAAAACCTTAATTCTTACCAACATGAAAAATTTGAAAATTATGCTACAAAGTTGACCAATAACCAAGATAAACCAGGTAATGTCTTTTTAGAAGGGAAGTCATTCTATCAAAATCTTGGATTTGGTGAGAGTTTTGCAGAGAAACAAGCTAATTATGATGTTTTTCAAGAAATGGATTATGAGAGTTATATCTATAGTGTTCTAATGATGATGGGGATTAACGAAGTCAATGACCAAGAACAAAAGGAGCTTAAAAAATATAGTAGTGCTTTACAGGATAAGAAGTCTCAAACCGATGAAGAGGTTATTTTACAAGGAAAATATTTCTACTCGTTGATTGGAGTATCCCAAGAAGTAATTGACATTCAAATTCAAATGGACCTTCTTCAAAATCAAGAAATGTGGGCTGAAGAAAAGAAGAAAGGTTCAAATCCAACTCAACAGCCAGTCCCAGCATCACAGTCAGGTGGTGGTTCGGTTGACGACCTAAAGTCTGCTGATGAAATGGGTATCCCAGTAATAAACGACATTGGAGTATCGATTAACGGTACAACAGTATCTATGTCCCCTGCGCCGATTATTGTAAATGGGACCACCTTCATTCCTTTACGTGGGGTATTTGAAAAATTAAACGCAAAGGTAGAATGGGAAGCTATTACACGTTCCGTCATTGTCACGAAAGGCAAAACCAAAGTCGAAGTAACCATCGGTAGTAAGAATGCTTATGTCAACGGTAAATCGATGACGTTAACCCAAGTTCCATTCATCCGAAACGGCTCAACCTTCATACCACTTCGCTTTATCAGCGAGTCTATCGGAGCCAAAGTATCTTGGGATGAGAGTAAACACATTGTAGGAATTGAAGTGAATTAG
- a CDS encoding DsbA family protein: MSAEQHVPKMRKLVVWTVVATIFVIVGFVGMNKSQKTSVTLPSNDKEFQYKKQPSIGSDTAPVKIVEFADFKCPACKQFSEGIFPQLYKDFIDKGIVQLYYINYTIVSPDADSKTAAMASEAVYQQNPKEFWKFYKEVYARQGDEQANWATSDFLVKIAKESKVDVDYQKLKQDIDSNKFSEDVKSDKAIVRKLGLHSTPTLFINGKQLSTDDTFDYDVLKAEILKSQRGSGKY, translated from the coding sequence ATGAGTGCGGAACAGCATGTTCCAAAGATGAGAAAGTTAGTAGTTTGGACGGTAGTGGCTACGATTTTTGTGATAGTAGGATTTGTCGGTATGAATAAATCACAAAAAACTTCTGTAACTTTACCAAGTAATGATAAAGAATTTCAGTATAAAAAACAGCCATCTATAGGATCGGATACTGCTCCAGTAAAAATTGTGGAATTTGCTGATTTTAAATGCCCGGCGTGTAAGCAGTTTTCAGAAGGTATTTTTCCACAACTGTATAAAGACTTTATCGATAAGGGAATCGTCCAGCTATATTACATCAATTATACAATCGTAAGTCCGGACGCAGACTCAAAAACAGCTGCCATGGCTAGTGAAGCTGTCTACCAACAGAACCCTAAGGAATTTTGGAAGTTTTACAAAGAAGTTTATGCTCGGCAAGGCGATGAACAAGCCAATTGGGCTACGTCTGATTTTCTTGTGAAAATCGCTAAAGAATCAAAAGTAGATGTGGATTATCAAAAACTAAAGCAAGATATTGATAGCAATAAATTTTCTGAGGATGTCAAAAGCGATAAAGCCATCGTAAGAAAGTTAGGGCTACATAGCACTCCGACACTTTTTATTAACGGAAAGCAACTTTCGACTGACGATACGTTTGACTATGATGTGCTAAAAGCAGAAATCTTAAAGAGTCAGAGAGGGTCTGGTAAATATTAG
- a CDS encoding GNAT family N-acetyltransferase → MLKETSELVGSCGYNNWIKEEGHRGEIGYDLGKEYWGQGIAAEVLEAMLDYGFTEMKLNRVEALVEPENIASIKMLKRIGFQKEGLLRDYQFVKGKFIDLEMHSLLKRDRMIQDTK, encoded by the coding sequence GTGTTGAAAGAAACGAGTGAGCTTGTTGGTAGCTGCGGCTACAATAACTGGATCAAAGAGGAAGGACACCGGGGAGAAATCGGATATGACCTAGGAAAAGAATACTGGGGTCAAGGAATCGCGGCAGAGGTTTTGGAAGCTATGCTGGACTATGGTTTTACGGAGATGAAGTTAAACCGTGTAGAAGCCTTGGTGGAGCCAGAGAATATAGCATCGATCAAGATGCTGAAGAGAATCGGATTCCAAAAGGAAGGGTTGTTGAGGGACTATCAGTTTGTAAAGGGTAAGTTTATTGATCTGGAAATGCATTCTCTGTTAAAAAGAGACCGTATGATTCAGGACACGAAGTAA
- a CDS encoding thermonuclease family protein, whose translation MKTKTIPLIALLSLSLAACSSQPAQPKEQTGTQQAPTPAVQSSTATTAANQPTAQQTTPTPQKSVKTNRIPATVVSVTDGDTLKVKMNGKEETIRLLLVDTPETKHPSKPVQPFGPEASSFAHQTLDGKSIEVEIDVSERDKYGRLLAYIWIDGKMFNERLLEKGLARVAYVYPPNIKYVDQFREIQKKAQKTGVGIWSIENYAQEDGFHSETAKNTTTSTPTPKVQPKSEPVKVEVSPTPSGSGEVYYKNCTEARAAGAAPIHEDEPGYRPALDRDHDGVACE comes from the coding sequence ATGAAAACAAAAACAATTCCACTTATAGCTTTATTATCTTTATCCTTGGCTGCCTGCTCTTCTCAACCAGCACAACCTAAAGAACAGACAGGTACACAACAGGCTCCTACACCTGCTGTACAGAGCTCTACAGCTACGACAGCAGCAAATCAGCCTACTGCTCAGCAAACAACGCCAACGCCGCAAAAGAGCGTTAAAACCAATCGTATCCCAGCTACAGTCGTATCTGTAACGGATGGCGATACTCTAAAGGTAAAAATGAACGGCAAAGAAGAGACAATCCGTTTATTACTGGTTGATACCCCTGAGACAAAGCACCCAAGCAAACCTGTGCAGCCATTCGGTCCCGAAGCCTCCTCTTTCGCTCATCAGACTCTTGATGGTAAATCTATCGAAGTTGAAATTGACGTGTCTGAGAGGGACAAATACGGCCGTCTATTAGCGTACATATGGATAGATGGGAAAATGTTTAACGAAAGGTTGCTTGAGAAGGGATTGGCCCGGGTTGCTTATGTGTACCCACCGAATATTAAGTACGTAGATCAGTTCCGAGAGATCCAAAAGAAAGCGCAAAAAACCGGCGTGGGGATCTGGAGTATAGAAAATTATGCTCAGGAAGATGGGTTCCATTCTGAGACGGCTAAAAATACAACTACCTCTACTCCAACTCCTAAAGTTCAACCGAAATCTGAACCGGTAAAAGTAGAAGTCTCCCCTACTCCGTCTGGATCAGGAGAGGTTTATTACAAAAATTGCACGGAGGCCCGTGCTGCTGGTGCAGCTCCTATTCATGAAGATGAACCAGGTTATCGCCCAGCATTAGATCGCGATCATGATGGTGTAGCCTGCGAATAG